From Actinopolyspora lacussalsi, a single genomic window includes:
- a CDS encoding alpha-mannosidase (product_source=KO:K01191; cath_funfam=1.20.1270.50,3.20.110.10; cog=COG0383; ko=KO:K01191; pfam=PF01074,PF07748,PF09261; smart=SM00872; superfamily=74650,88713): protein MHDGRKLTEERIDRMLRDRVRPALRPEATPVTLDIWHGTSAPVPVANSGSSGEYRGAEVGDRWGPPWSTTWFRLRGEVPTEWAGRAVELVFDPGFDHRRPGFQCEGLVYRPDGSIVKGLNPRNEWVRVSEAATGGEPLEFHVEAAANPVILGVHSFTPTELGDPATAGTEPLYRVERAELTVFDHRVERLVHDIEVLDQLMRQLSTDDPRRWEILRSLDRCMDALDPRDVSGSADRAREELGPALRKPAHASAHRVSAIGHAHIDSAWLWPFRETVRKVARTVSNVLGLLKDHPEFVFAMSQAQQFAWLERHYPQLHRRVRSEVAAGRFVPVGGMWVEADTNMPGGEAMARQLVHGKRFFLDEFGVETDEVWLPDSFGYSAALPQLIALSGSSWFLGQKVAWNQTNEFPHHTFHWEGIDGTRILTHLPPVDVYDSELSAAELAHASANFAEKGGANRSLVPFGWGDGGGGPTREMLARAERLSDLEGSPRVTVESPAEFVREARAEYTAPPVWVGELYLEFHRGTYTSQAGTKRGNRRNEHLLREAELWAATANVYRGLPYPHERLDRLWKAVLRNQFHDVLPGSSIARVHHEAEREHELVRNELEEIIDRAQRELAGSGSTPLVFNGAPHERDGVPAGGAAPSAAPDTVVELSETDEGFVLRDESLRVTIDRRGTVTSLYDLTADRELVPEGSAGNVPRAHPDLPNRWDAWDIDAFYRNNVTELLDAEEVAVLENAADHVTVRVVRSFSDSRITQELTLRGGAARLEIDTEVDWHESETLLKLAFPVDVHTDRMAAETQFGHLYRPIHENTSWDAAKFETCAHRWVHVGEAGYGVALANDTTYGHDVTRWAKNGGGTATTVRASLLRAPRFPDPDADQGTHRFRHVLVPGAEIGDAVREGYRLNLPSRTVRGESPVEPLVTSDNPTVVLEAVKLAEDGSGDVVMRLYESSGGRATSRVTTGFAPVSVRETDLLERPWADGEIEHAPAGFRLTLRPFEIRTLRLERA from the coding sequence GTGCACGACGGCAGGAAACTGACCGAGGAACGGATCGACCGGATGCTGCGCGACCGCGTCCGGCCCGCTCTCCGACCGGAGGCCACGCCGGTCACGCTCGACATCTGGCACGGTACGAGCGCGCCGGTACCGGTCGCGAACAGCGGTTCGTCCGGGGAGTACCGCGGGGCGGAGGTGGGCGACCGCTGGGGACCGCCGTGGAGCACCACCTGGTTCCGGCTGCGCGGGGAGGTCCCCACAGAATGGGCGGGACGTGCCGTGGAGCTCGTGTTCGACCCGGGATTCGACCACCGACGGCCGGGCTTCCAGTGCGAAGGACTGGTGTACCGACCGGACGGTTCGATCGTGAAGGGGCTGAACCCACGCAACGAGTGGGTACGCGTGAGCGAGGCCGCCACCGGTGGTGAACCGCTGGAGTTCCACGTGGAAGCGGCGGCGAATCCGGTGATCCTCGGCGTTCACTCGTTCACCCCCACCGAGCTGGGCGATCCGGCCACCGCGGGCACGGAGCCGCTGTACCGCGTCGAGCGTGCCGAGCTGACCGTCTTCGACCACCGCGTCGAGCGGCTGGTCCACGACATCGAAGTACTCGACCAGCTCATGCGGCAGCTCAGCACGGACGATCCGCGGCGTTGGGAGATACTGCGCTCCCTCGACCGCTGCATGGACGCGCTGGACCCGCGCGACGTGAGCGGTAGCGCGGACCGTGCGCGCGAGGAACTGGGCCCGGCATTGCGGAAACCGGCGCACGCCAGCGCGCATCGCGTGTCGGCGATCGGCCACGCGCACATCGACTCGGCGTGGCTGTGGCCGTTCCGCGAGACCGTGCGCAAGGTGGCCAGGACGGTGTCGAACGTGCTCGGGCTGCTGAAGGACCATCCGGAGTTCGTCTTCGCCATGTCCCAGGCACAGCAGTTCGCCTGGCTCGAGCGGCACTATCCACAACTCCACCGACGGGTTCGGTCCGAGGTGGCCGCGGGGAGGTTCGTCCCCGTCGGCGGCATGTGGGTCGAGGCCGACACGAACATGCCCGGCGGTGAGGCGATGGCGCGGCAGCTGGTGCACGGCAAGCGGTTCTTCCTGGACGAGTTCGGCGTGGAGACCGACGAGGTGTGGCTGCCCGACTCGTTCGGTTACAGCGCGGCGCTGCCGCAGCTGATCGCCCTGTCCGGTTCGAGCTGGTTCCTGGGCCAGAAGGTCGCCTGGAACCAGACGAACGAGTTCCCGCATCACACCTTCCACTGGGAGGGGATCGACGGCACCAGAATCCTCACCCACCTGCCGCCGGTGGATGTCTACGACTCGGAGCTGTCCGCGGCCGAACTGGCGCACGCCTCGGCCAACTTCGCCGAGAAGGGCGGTGCCAATCGCTCGCTGGTCCCGTTCGGCTGGGGTGACGGGGGCGGCGGTCCCACCCGCGAGATGCTGGCACGGGCCGAGCGTCTGTCCGATCTGGAAGGATCACCACGAGTCACCGTCGAGTCCCCCGCCGAGTTCGTCCGCGAGGCTCGTGCGGAGTACACGGCGCCACCGGTATGGGTCGGGGAGCTGTACCTGGAGTTCCACCGCGGCACCTACACCAGTCAGGCGGGCACCAAACGGGGGAACCGGCGCAACGAGCACCTGCTGCGCGAGGCCGAGCTGTGGGCGGCGACGGCGAACGTGTACCGCGGTCTCCCCTACCCGCACGAGCGACTGGACCGGCTCTGGAAGGCCGTGCTGCGCAACCAGTTCCACGATGTCCTGCCCGGATCGTCCATCGCCCGGGTGCACCACGAGGCGGAGCGGGAGCACGAACTCGTCCGGAACGAACTGGAGGAGATCATCGATCGGGCCCAGCGAGAATTGGCCGGATCGGGCTCGACACCGCTGGTGTTCAACGGCGCTCCGCACGAGCGCGACGGGGTTCCGGCGGGTGGCGCGGCACCGTCGGCCGCACCGGACACGGTCGTGGAACTCTCCGAAACGGACGAGGGATTCGTGCTGCGCGACGAATCACTGCGGGTCACGATCGACCGTCGGGGCACCGTCACATCGCTGTACGACCTGACAGCCGACCGCGAGCTCGTTCCGGAGGGTTCGGCTGGCAACGTGCCGCGGGCGCATCCGGACCTGCCGAACCGGTGGGACGCCTGGGACATCGACGCCTTCTACCGCAACAACGTCACCGAACTGCTGGATGCCGAGGAAGTGGCGGTGCTGGAGAACGCCGCGGATCATGTCACGGTGCGCGTGGTGCGTTCCTTCTCCGACTCGCGGATCACCCAGGAGTTGACGCTGCGGGGCGGCGCCGCGCGGCTGGAGATCGACACCGAGGTGGACTGGCACGAGTCCGAGACGCTGCTCAAACTCGCTTTCCCGGTGGACGTGCACACCGATCGCATGGCGGCCGAGACCCAGTTCGGACACCTGTACCGGCCGATTCACGAGAACACCAGCTGGGACGCGGCCAAGTTCGAGACGTGTGCCCACCGCTGGGTCCACGTGGGTGAGGCGGGCTACGGCGTTGCCCTCGCCAACGACACCACCTACGGCCACGACGTGACCCGCTGGGCCAAGAACGGCGGCGGTACCGCGACGACGGTGCGTGCATCGCTGCTGCGCGCTCCGCGGTTTCCCGACCCGGACGCCGACCAGGGGACGCACCGTTTCCGGCACGTCCTCGTCCCGGGAGCCGAGATCGGTGACGCGGTTCGGGAGGGCTACCGCCTCAATCTGCCCTCCCGAACCGTGCGGGGCGAGTCACCGGTGGAACCGCTGGTCACCAGTGACAACCCCACTGTGGTCCTCGAAGCGGTGAAGTTGGCCGAGGACGGCTCCGGAGACGTGGTGATGCGACTGTACGAATCCTCGGGTGGCCGCGCCACGAGCCGGGTCACCACCGGTTTCGCCCCGGTGAGTGTGCGGGAGACCGATCTGCTGGAACGACCGTGGGCCGATGGGGAAATCGAACACGCCCCAGCGGGGTTCCGGCTGACGCTGCGTCCGTTCGAGATCCGCACGCTGCGGCTGGAGCGGGCGTGA
- a CDS encoding hypothetical protein (product_source=Hypo-rule applied; pfam=PF14273), whose protein sequence is MLNGLIASGMALSTLLAPTSGPFDSPPSDEIVIDVATVNGSGCPEGTADVAVSPDNKAFTVTYSDYLAEVGPDTDPTAFRKNCQLNLVVHVPQGLTYGIARADYRGFAHLAEGATGTQQASYYFQGDSRTTHSSKTFEGAYSDNWQVTDETEIADIVYKPCGVQRNFNINTELRVDAGDSDSGETSFMTMDSTDGSIETTYHFAWKECAS, encoded by the coding sequence ATGCTCAACGGTCTGATCGCGTCCGGAATGGCGCTGTCCACTCTTCTCGCGCCGACGTCGGGTCCGTTCGACTCCCCACCCTCGGACGAGATCGTCATCGACGTCGCCACCGTGAACGGTTCCGGATGTCCCGAAGGCACGGCGGACGTGGCCGTCTCGCCCGACAACAAGGCCTTCACCGTCACCTACAGCGACTATCTGGCGGAGGTGGGGCCCGACACGGATCCCACGGCCTTCCGGAAGAATTGTCAGCTCAATCTGGTCGTGCACGTTCCCCAGGGGCTCACCTACGGGATAGCCCGGGCCGACTACCGCGGATTCGCCCACCTCGCGGAAGGAGCCACCGGTACCCAGCAAGCCAGCTACTACTTCCAGGGTGATTCCCGGACCACCCATTCCAGCAAGACGTTCGAGGGAGCATACAGCGACAACTGGCAGGTCACCGACGAGACCGAGATCGCCGACATCGTTTACAAACCCTGCGGTGTACAGCGCAACTTCAACATAAACACCGAACTGCGGGTGGACGCGGGGGACTCGGACTCCGGCGAGACCAGCTTCATGACGATGGACTCGACCGACGGAAGCATCGAGACCACCTACCACTTCGCCTGGAAGGAGTGCGCTTCCTGA
- a CDS encoding 2-polyprenyl-6-methoxyphenol hydroxylase-like FAD-dependent oxidoreductase (product_source=COG0654; cath_funfam=3.50.50.60; cog=COG0654; pfam=PF01494; superfamily=51905) has product MFVPTAVTEQLAAVGEHEPRVLIVGAGVAGLTLARSLRAKGLHPVLVERAGQRQDSGYMLGLMPFVDPVLAELGLERHYLEQSVAVRHYRLCSATGAALRNYSVDTALGEFGHYRGIERGRLLELLATGGTPVAFRTAPHAVERAGETVRVDLTENGTELRAEFDAVIAADGVHSTTRDLVLDAERVHTHDTTWGGWVTWADPDEWPDTYQETWGPGCFVGLYPVPGRIGVFVGGPRADTTRGPAAFARLVRDRLHNLDPRSSRALTELANTPESHYWRLSDVRCDGWTAGRFASLGDAAAGFLPTAGVGAAMAIESAGALARRLAPADRNTVPRALRDYERAQRPRVESAQRNSRQLAALMLRRGRLTSRARDFATALVGVNTALGPIRKLLAQRDDEHTAPVS; this is encoded by the coding sequence ATGTTCGTTCCAACGGCCGTGACCGAGCAGCTCGCCGCAGTCGGTGAGCACGAACCGCGGGTGCTGATCGTCGGCGCCGGCGTGGCCGGTCTGACCCTGGCGCGGTCGCTGCGTGCCAAGGGGCTGCACCCGGTACTGGTCGAGCGTGCGGGACAGCGGCAGGACTCCGGGTACATGCTGGGTCTCATGCCGTTCGTCGACCCGGTGCTGGCCGAACTCGGTCTGGAACGGCACTACCTCGAGCAGAGCGTGGCGGTGCGTCACTACCGGCTGTGCTCCGCCACCGGCGCGGCGCTGCGGAACTACTCGGTGGACACCGCGCTGGGGGAGTTCGGCCACTATCGGGGGATCGAACGGGGCAGGCTGCTGGAACTGCTGGCCACCGGCGGGACACCGGTGGCCTTCCGAACCGCTCCGCACGCGGTCGAGCGAGCCGGGGAGACGGTTCGCGTCGACCTGACCGAGAACGGGACGGAGTTACGCGCGGAGTTCGACGCCGTGATCGCCGCGGACGGGGTTCACTCCACAACCCGCGACCTGGTACTCGACGCCGAACGGGTGCACACCCACGACACCACCTGGGGTGGTTGGGTCACGTGGGCCGATCCCGACGAGTGGCCCGACACCTACCAGGAGACCTGGGGACCGGGGTGCTTCGTGGGGCTGTACCCCGTCCCCGGCAGGATCGGCGTCTTCGTCGGCGGACCCCGTGCCGACACCACCCGCGGTCCAGCGGCGTTCGCCCGGCTCGTCCGCGACAGGCTGCACAACCTCGACCCTCGCTCCTCCCGTGCGCTGACCGAGCTGGCGAACACCCCGGAGAGCCACTACTGGCGCCTGTCCGACGTGCGGTGCGACGGTTGGACGGCGGGTCGCTTCGCGTCGCTCGGCGACGCGGCGGCCGGTTTCCTGCCGACGGCAGGAGTGGGCGCGGCCATGGCGATCGAATCCGCGGGTGCCCTGGCACGCCGCCTCGCCCCGGCCGACAGGAACACGGTGCCCCGGGCACTACGGGACTACGAACGCGCCCAACGGCCCCGAGTCGAATCGGCACAGCGCAACTCACGCCAGCTGGCGGCCCTGATGCTGCGTCGCGGCAGGTTGACCTCCCGCGCCCGGGATTTCGCCACCGCGCTGGTCGGGGTGAACACCGCACTCGGGCCGATCCGAAAACTGCTCGCGCAGCGGGACGACGAGCACACCGCGCCCGTCTCCTGA
- a CDS encoding hypothetical protein (product_source=Hypo-rule applied; pfam=PF13810; superfamily=50939), with protein MRKIRNLTGPGVTDDFGIGGTDLGVMTTAPDGRLVAVFGDTFERAGVGGKGWRSPVVLFGDPATARTGIVWTGSSGRGRYAEQALPYRHDSIVRGRRVGTVIPTDVITIGGTMYLHVMVCAGIGRVHWTEIHRSTDNGESWTRTGASWPGDHHGGLFQMLTWEPGDDGYVYCFSTGFQRDKGLLLHRVPAELITEPGAWQGWGFRRGAWAWGNPPTVALTGAYGELCLRRVEDRWLLCLFDAGDYRVDVLSLVHPTSNLYEVPRTTVLRGTAWHEENHATGRVAQLYGAYIVPGSTLDDLHLVISQWNTGRNWPYRAMQFAGALPREAR; from the coding sequence GTGCGCAAGATACGAAACCTGACCGGCCCCGGCGTGACCGACGATTTCGGGATCGGCGGCACCGATCTGGGAGTGATGACCACCGCGCCGGACGGCCGGTTGGTGGCGGTCTTCGGTGACACCTTCGAACGCGCCGGTGTGGGTGGTAAGGGGTGGCGTTCACCGGTGGTGCTCTTCGGGGATCCGGCCACGGCGCGCACCGGGATCGTCTGGACCGGTTCGTCGGGCCGGGGTCGCTACGCCGAGCAGGCGTTGCCCTATCGGCACGACTCGATCGTTCGCGGCAGGCGGGTGGGCACCGTGATTCCCACCGACGTCATCACGATCGGCGGGACGATGTATCTGCACGTGATGGTCTGCGCCGGTATCGGCAGGGTGCACTGGACCGAGATACACCGTTCCACCGACAACGGGGAGAGCTGGACCCGCACCGGGGCGAGCTGGCCCGGCGATCACCACGGCGGCCTGTTCCAGATGCTGACCTGGGAGCCGGGGGACGACGGCTACGTCTACTGCTTCTCCACCGGTTTCCAGCGTGACAAGGGACTGTTGCTGCACCGTGTTCCGGCCGAGCTGATCACCGAACCCGGTGCGTGGCAGGGATGGGGTTTTCGGCGGGGCGCGTGGGCCTGGGGAAATCCGCCCACGGTCGCGTTGACCGGGGCTTACGGTGAGCTGTGCCTGCGTCGCGTCGAGGACCGGTGGTTGCTGTGCCTGTTCGACGCGGGCGACTACCGCGTCGACGTGTTGTCGCTCGTCCACCCCACCTCGAATCTCTACGAGGTGCCGCGCACCACGGTGCTGCGTGGCACGGCCTGGCACGAGGAGAACCACGCGACCGGGCGAGTCGCCCAGCTATACGGCGCCTACATCGTCCCGGGATCCACGCTGGACGACCTTCATCTGGTGATAAGCCAGTGGAACACCGGGCGGAACTGGCCCTACCGGGCGATGCAGTTCGCGGGGGCGCTGCCCCGCGAAGCCAGGTAG
- a CDS encoding AcrR family transcriptional regulator (product_source=COG1309; cath_funfam=1.10.10.60; cog=COG1309; pfam=PF00440; superfamily=46689,48498) → MALHDLDEERRTRVLETATGEFVRRGYEHASLNSIIRTCGMSKSSFYHYFDSKAELFDTVVTEAMRALGSELAVPDPRELAGPEFWERVTRLATQLRELAERGTWTSEAGKLFYVSDTPIEHSPALRDAIAAVRDWLARALETGRECGAVRDDLPSSLQASLVFAVLRSLDDWSLHQLREYSAPERERLARAQLRTLHRMLAPDSVLASGSESG, encoded by the coding sequence ATGGCACTGCACGACCTCGACGAGGAACGGCGTACGCGCGTACTGGAGACGGCGACCGGCGAGTTCGTCCGGCGGGGATACGAACACGCCTCGCTGAACTCGATCATCCGGACGTGCGGCATGAGCAAGAGCTCGTTCTACCACTACTTCGACTCGAAGGCGGAGCTGTTCGACACCGTCGTGACCGAAGCGATGCGCGCACTGGGCAGCGAGCTGGCCGTGCCGGATCCGCGCGAGCTGGCGGGACCCGAGTTCTGGGAACGGGTCACGCGACTGGCCACCCAGCTGCGGGAACTCGCGGAGCGGGGAACCTGGACCTCCGAGGCCGGAAAACTGTTCTACGTCTCCGACACTCCGATCGAGCACAGTCCGGCCCTGCGTGACGCGATCGCGGCCGTGCGGGACTGGCTCGCTCGGGCGCTCGAAACCGGCCGCGAATGCGGGGCGGTACGGGACGACCTGCCGAGTTCGCTGCAGGCATCGCTGGTGTTCGCGGTGCTGCGGTCCCTGGACGACTGGTCACTGCACCAGCTGCGGGAGTACTCGGCACCGGAACGCGAGCGGCTCGCCCGGGCGCAGCTGCGGACGCTGCACCGGATGCTGGCCCCTGACTCCGTGCTGGCCAGTGGCTCGGAGAGCGGGTAG
- a CDS encoding hypothetical protein (product_source=COG4427; cog=COG4427; pfam=PF10094), producing MSDGSKGSDSGERGMTGLESGVSTAENYRRFGVAVAEKSPLYGALAEAVASDVEILGLLETLPSEKRQPNLLFAAARYLLGRPADPETLRELVRERTAELTSVLLARRTQTNEAGRCATLLPALARLPEPLALLEVGASAGLNLLPDLYSYDLAGHHVAGTDPEAPTLRCRPIGPVPLPGRVPSVAWRAGLDTSPLDATENDHANWLECLLWPGETERRDRLRAALRLAARHQPVVHRGDLLEDLGRIAASAPSGATLVVYHSAVLAYVPESVRREFATAVRELGAVWLSNEAAGVIGPAEVAAGPENSFVLVRDGHETLAETDSHGAWIRWRS from the coding sequence ATGAGCGACGGAAGCAAGGGCAGCGACTCGGGCGAGCGCGGCATGACCGGGCTCGAATCGGGGGTGAGCACCGCCGAGAACTACCGGAGGTTCGGGGTGGCGGTGGCCGAGAAATCCCCGCTGTACGGCGCGCTCGCCGAGGCGGTCGCCTCCGACGTGGAGATCCTGGGCCTGCTGGAGACACTGCCGAGCGAGAAACGCCAACCGAACCTGCTGTTCGCCGCCGCCCGGTACCTGCTCGGCCGCCCCGCCGATCCCGAAACGCTGCGCGAGCTGGTGCGGGAGCGTACCGCGGAACTGACCTCGGTACTGCTGGCCAGGCGCACCCAGACCAACGAGGCGGGGCGGTGCGCCACACTGCTTCCCGCGCTGGCTCGGCTCCCGGAACCGCTGGCGTTGCTGGAGGTCGGTGCTTCGGCCGGGCTGAACCTGCTGCCCGATCTCTACTCGTACGATCTCGCCGGGCACCACGTGGCCGGTACCGATCCCGAAGCGCCGACGTTGCGCTGCCGTCCCATCGGGCCGGTTCCGCTACCCGGCAGGGTACCGAGCGTCGCGTGGCGCGCGGGTCTCGACACCTCCCCGCTCGACGCGACGGAGAACGATCACGCGAACTGGCTGGAATGTCTGCTGTGGCCGGGGGAGACCGAGCGGCGGGACCGGCTGCGCGCGGCGTTGCGCCTCGCGGCGCGGCACCAACCAGTGGTCCACCGGGGTGATCTCCTCGAGGATCTCGGGCGGATCGCCGCGAGCGCACCGAGCGGGGCCACTCTGGTGGTGTATCACTCGGCGGTGCTGGCCTACGTTCCCGAATCCGTTCGCCGCGAGTTCGCCACCGCCGTGCGGGAGCTCGGTGCGGTGTGGCTCTCCAACGAGGCCGCCGGGGTGATCGGCCCGGCGGAAGTCGCCGCGGGTCCGGAGAACTCGTTCGTTCTGGTTCGGGACGGGCACGAGACGCTGGCCGAGACCGACTCACACGGTGCCTGGATCCGGTGGCGTTCCTGA
- a CDS encoding hypothetical protein (product_source=Hypo-rule applied; pfam=PF11583; superfamily=47240) — translation MTSSITGSDATAAASEREDVARRLLDSSETLSYDPAQEVDWETPLDTDHHGASPEWSTLYGTAYWSEMSPEQQRELTRQEAACVASTGIWFEMILQQMVLRDFYAKDPADPAFQWALTEIADECRHSIMFGRGAAKLRAPAYRPPRPVIELGRAFKTLAFGEAAYAAILVAEEVLDVMQRDWMRDERVAPFVRTINNIHVVEESRHMKFARQETKERLRGVGPVRKQIQSVVVAAASYFIVTSMVNKKVYENAGLDVDRAVREAKANQHYKSLVRSSCAGLMEFLDSAGLLTKPAMWFYKRANLI, via the coding sequence ATGACCAGCAGTATCACCGGATCCGACGCCACCGCGGCGGCGTCCGAGCGTGAGGACGTCGCCCGCAGGTTGCTGGACTCCTCGGAGACGCTGTCCTACGACCCGGCCCAGGAGGTCGACTGGGAGACACCGCTCGACACCGACCACCACGGTGCGAGTCCGGAGTGGAGCACGCTCTACGGCACCGCCTACTGGTCCGAGATGAGTCCGGAGCAGCAACGCGAGCTCACCAGGCAGGAAGCGGCCTGCGTGGCCAGCACCGGCATCTGGTTCGAGATGATCCTGCAGCAGATGGTGCTGCGGGACTTCTACGCCAAGGATCCGGCCGACCCCGCTTTCCAGTGGGCGCTGACCGAGATCGCCGACGAGTGCCGACACTCCATCATGTTCGGTCGCGGCGCCGCGAAGCTGCGCGCACCCGCTTATCGTCCGCCCCGCCCGGTGATCGAGCTCGGCCGCGCGTTCAAGACGCTCGCCTTCGGCGAGGCGGCATACGCCGCGATCCTGGTCGCCGAGGAGGTCCTCGACGTCATGCAGCGGGACTGGATGCGCGACGAACGGGTCGCCCCCTTCGTCCGCACCATCAACAACATCCACGTGGTCGAGGAGTCCCGGCACATGAAGTTCGCCCGGCAGGAGACCAAGGAGCGTCTCCGCGGTGTGGGGCCGGTGCGCAAGCAGATCCAATCCGTGGTGGTCGCCGCCGCCTCGTACTTCATCGTCACCAGCATGGTCAACAAGAAGGTCTACGAGAACGCGGGACTGGACGTGGACCGAGCCGTCCGCGAGGCCAAGGCGAACCAGCACTACAAGTCGCTGGTGCGTTCCAGCTGTGCCGGGCTGATGGAGTTCCTCGACTCGGCCGGACTGCTCACCAAGCCCGCCATGTGGTTCTACAAGCGAGCGAACCTGATCTGA
- a CDS encoding ferredoxin--NADP+ reductase (product_source=KO:K00528; cath_funfam=3.30.70.20,3.50.50.60; cog=COG0493,COG1146; ko=KO:K00528; pfam=PF00037,PF07992; superfamily=51971,54862), with the protein MAYAITQTCCTDASCIAACPVNCIHPTPNEPDFGTTEMLYVDPSTCIDCGACADACPVDAIFPVDRLTGSLRAYADINAAYYADRDAAAEPDSGTSGLDLTSESDGLPESNGAESNGAESKEAGQNGAESNSASEAGTTGSSPNFHSWGPPVFEHSIPSDLAPLDIAVVGTGPAGMYAVEDLLLHTNCRVTLLDRLPVAGGLVRYGVAPDHPSTKRIGETFARFHTHPRMRMRLGVEVGKDVSVEQLGTRHDAVIYAVGASSARNIGVPGEELAGSVSATTLVSWYNGHPDAVAEAVDLSAERVVVVGNGNVALDVARILSTDPERLADTSISPRALDLLRSSRVREVVLLGRRGPEHAAFTRPELLELTQREDIELVVDTHDPRIAPTIDAAGDDDKAGLLRDATRQAVDWSAPAGETAVNGRSRIVFRFHSSPVELVGESAVRGIRVGDASADDVEIPAGLVVRAVGYRGAPLPGLPFDEGTATVPNSGGRVTDRPGTYVVGWIKRGPSGGIGANRSCAKETVGTLLDDAVAGRLPEPSTRESGSDGPLARLRAKLADKVGSIG; encoded by the coding sequence ATGGCCTACGCGATCACCCAGACCTGCTGCACCGACGCCTCCTGCATCGCGGCGTGCCCGGTCAACTGCATCCATCCCACCCCGAACGAGCCGGACTTCGGCACCACCGAGATGCTCTACGTCGATCCGAGCACCTGCATCGACTGCGGAGCGTGTGCCGACGCCTGCCCGGTCGACGCGATATTCCCGGTGGACCGGCTGACCGGCTCGCTCCGGGCCTACGCCGACATCAACGCCGCGTACTATGCCGACCGTGACGCGGCCGCCGAACCGGATTCCGGTACTTCGGGGCTCGATCTCACTTCGGAATCCGACGGCCTGCCGGAGTCGAACGGTGCGGAATCGAACGGTGCGGAATCGAAGGAGGCGGGGCAGAACGGCGCGGAGTCCAACAGCGCCTCGGAGGCGGGCACCACCGGTTCCTCGCCCAACTTTCACTCCTGGGGACCGCCGGTGTTCGAGCACTCGATCCCCAGCGATCTCGCACCGCTGGACATCGCGGTCGTGGGCACCGGCCCCGCCGGGATGTACGCCGTCGAGGACCTGCTGCTGCACACCAACTGCCGGGTCACCCTGCTGGACCGGCTGCCCGTGGCGGGCGGTCTCGTGCGATACGGCGTGGCGCCCGATCACCCGTCGACGAAGCGGATCGGGGAGACCTTCGCGCGGTTCCACACCCACCCCCGGATGCGGATGCGACTCGGCGTGGAGGTCGGCAAGGACGTCTCCGTCGAGCAGCTGGGCACTCGGCACGACGCCGTGATCTACGCGGTCGGGGCCTCCTCGGCCCGAAACATCGGTGTTCCGGGAGAGGAGCTGGCGGGCAGCGTCAGCGCCACCACCCTGGTTTCCTGGTACAACGGCCATCCCGACGCCGTCGCCGAGGCAGTCGATCTGTCCGCCGAGCGGGTGGTCGTGGTGGGCAACGGCAATGTCGCGCTGGACGTGGCACGCATACTCAGCACCGACCCCGAACGGCTCGCCGACACCTCGATCTCGCCGCGAGCGTTGGACCTGCTTCGTTCCAGCAGGGTCCGTGAAGTGGTGCTGCTGGGACGTCGTGGTCCCGAGCACGCGGCCTTCACCAGGCCCGAGTTGCTCGAACTCACCCAGCGCGAGGACATCGAACTCGTGGTGGACACGCACGATCCGCGAATCGCACCCACCATCGACGCCGCCGGGGACGATGACAAGGCGGGGCTGCTGCGGGACGCCACCCGGCAAGCCGTCGACTGGTCCGCTCCGGCCGGGGAGACCGCGGTGAACGGGCGGAGCCGTATCGTGTTCCGGTTCCACTCTTCCCCGGTGGAGCTGGTGGGAGAGAGCGCGGTTCGGGGCATCCGCGTCGGCGATGCCAGCGCCGACGACGTCGAGATCCCCGCCGGACTGGTGGTGCGCGCGGTTGGTTACCGGGGAGCGCCGTTGCCCGGCCTGCCCTTCGACGAGGGAACCGCGACCGTGCCGAACTCCGGTGGCCGGGTCACCGACCGGCCCGGGACCTACGTGGTGGGCTGGATCAAGCGTGGTCCCTCCGGCGGGATCGGAGCCAACCGCAGCTGTGCCAAGGAGACGGTCGGGACCCTGCTGGACGACGCGGTGGCGGGTCGGCTGCCGGAGCCGAGCACCCGGGAGTCCGGTTCGGACGGACCGTTGGCGCGGCTGCGTGCGAAACTCGCCGACAAGGTCGGCAGCATCGGGTAG